In one Vibrio sp. YMD68 genomic region, the following are encoded:
- the sstT gene encoding serine/threonine transporter SstT, whose product MPNSNIFARFTSGNLVLQILAGIILGVLLATISPESAISAGLLGSLFVGALKAVAPILVFILVAASIANQKKNQHTHMRPIIGLYLIGTLTASLTAVVLSFMFPTTLTLVAGAEGATPPQGITEVLNTLLFKVVDNPVSALMNANYIGILAWAIGLGLALHHASATTKAVFEDLSHGVSQIVRFIIRLAPFGIFGLVSATFATTGFEALAGYAQLVFVLLSAMAFIALVVNPIIVFVKTKENPYPLVLQCLRESGVTAFFTRSSAANIPVNMALCEKLKLDEDTYSVSIPLGATINMAGAAITITVLTLAAVHTVGIEIDLMTALLLSVVAAVSACGASGVAGGSLLLIPLACGLFGIPNDVAMQVVAVGFIIGVIQDSAETALNSSTDVVFTAAVCKAEQKRGQ is encoded by the coding sequence ATGCCAAACAGCAACATTTTTGCCCGTTTTACCAGCGGAAATCTGGTTCTACAAATCCTAGCCGGAATTATTCTCGGCGTTCTTCTCGCGACAATATCGCCAGAAAGTGCCATTAGCGCCGGACTCTTAGGCAGTCTGTTTGTTGGTGCTCTGAAAGCTGTTGCCCCTATTTTAGTCTTCATTTTAGTCGCAGCTTCGATTGCCAACCAAAAGAAAAATCAGCATACGCACATGCGTCCAATCATCGGTCTGTATTTGATTGGTACATTAACCGCATCATTAACAGCGGTTGTACTCAGCTTCATGTTCCCAACAACGTTGACACTGGTTGCCGGTGCAGAAGGCGCTACGCCTCCACAGGGAATTACTGAGGTTCTCAATACTTTGTTATTCAAAGTCGTGGACAACCCAGTTAGCGCGCTAATGAACGCGAATTACATTGGCATTCTGGCTTGGGCAATTGGCTTAGGGCTTGCGCTTCATCATGCTTCAGCGACGACCAAAGCTGTGTTTGAAGATCTCAGTCATGGCGTCTCTCAGATTGTTCGCTTCATCATCAGGCTTGCGCCATTTGGTATCTTTGGTTTGGTATCGGCTACCTTTGCAACAACGGGCTTTGAAGCTCTAGCTGGCTATGCACAGCTCGTGTTTGTATTGCTAAGCGCCATGGCTTTCATCGCATTGGTTGTAAACCCAATCATTGTGTTTGTGAAAACGAAAGAAAACCCTTACCCATTAGTTCTTCAATGTCTTAGAGAAAGTGGTGTTACCGCGTTCTTTACTCGTTCAAGTGCTGCCAATATCCCAGTCAACATGGCACTTTGTGAAAAACTAAAATTAGATGAAGACACCTATTCTGTCTCCATTCCACTGGGTGCGACTATCAACATGGCAGGCGCAGCCATCACGATTACCGTACTTACCCTTGCGGCAGTTCATACTGTGGGTATTGAAATCGATCTCATGACTGCGCTGTTACTGAGTGTCGTTGCTGCGGTATCGGCTTGTGGTGCTTCAGGCGTCGCTGGTGGTTCACTGCTATTGATTCCATTAGCATGTGGGCTATTTGGTATCCCTAACGACGTCGCAATGCAAGTCGTTGCTGTGGGCTTTATCATTGGTGTGATTCAAGATTCAGCGGAAACAGCACTGAACAGTTCAACTGATGTTGTCTTTACTGCTGCGGTATGCAAAGCTGAGCAAAAGCGTGGACAATAA
- a CDS encoding tetratricopeptide repeat protein: MNIIGIAIGATGLSLIIAFLWMLSLSLRKKRLEEEKKQREAAYRKALEKSRQMERQERLNKAENGHIPTILYLAKEGERKSIKEALYWYSKAAELDNITGMYGVIRISQKVREDLILKEKAKYWQICIKALEGNSQAKFDMGMALLNGRGTAVNAEKALDMIRASAEDKYVPAILFMGDWCTSDSNPLPTPKDSSFWYTKAAKLHSNEGRMKLGLTYLNGVGVEKDHSKGCYWLERAAEKGHAQSMCHAGEAWIDRGSSGNAIAYIWLFLSAYFGYEPAKAIRDRVGGNIGVDSVVGLQSLAKPLFQKISAKKVGKHSIIKALNKLYKRGVYLPEKVIKSEDEALDALGVGLEKSESEINEPTKTNDSGLENHFNYSSNQIDKPIQ, translated from the coding sequence ATGAATATTATAGGGATTGCGATTGGCGCAACCGGTTTGTCATTGATCATAGCGTTTCTGTGGATGCTGTCATTATCGCTGCGCAAAAAAAGGCTAGAAGAAGAAAAAAAACAACGAGAAGCGGCCTATCGAAAAGCACTAGAGAAATCGCGCCAAATGGAAAGACAAGAACGTTTGAATAAAGCGGAGAACGGTCATATTCCTACGATTCTTTATCTGGCGAAGGAAGGAGAAAGGAAGAGCATTAAAGAAGCGTTGTATTGGTACAGTAAAGCCGCGGAGCTGGATAATATTACTGGCATGTATGGCGTGATTCGTATTAGCCAGAAAGTCAGAGAAGACCTCATACTTAAAGAGAAAGCGAAGTACTGGCAGATATGCATAAAGGCATTAGAGGGCAACTCGCAAGCGAAGTTTGACATGGGAATGGCCTTGTTAAATGGGCGAGGCACTGCGGTAAATGCAGAGAAAGCTTTGGATATGATCCGGGCTTCAGCGGAAGACAAATACGTCCCTGCCATTCTATTTATGGGAGATTGGTGCACGTCTGATAGTAATCCATTACCTACCCCAAAAGATTCGAGTTTTTGGTATACCAAAGCCGCTAAATTACACAGTAATGAAGGTCGAATGAAACTGGGGCTTACTTATCTCAATGGCGTTGGTGTAGAGAAAGATCACAGTAAGGGCTGTTACTGGTTAGAGCGTGCCGCTGAAAAAGGCCACGCTCAATCGATGTGTCATGCCGGTGAAGCCTGGATTGATAGAGGCAGCAGTGGTAATGCCATTGCGTATATTTGGTTATTTTTATCAGCGTACTTTGGGTACGAGCCCGCTAAAGCGATACGAGATAGGGTGGGCGGTAACATTGGGGTTGATTCTGTTGTCGGTCTTCAGTCGTTGGCTAAACCGCTCTTTCAGAAAATAAGCGCGAAGAAAGTGGGCAAGCATTCCATCATTAAAGCGTTGAATAAGCTCTATAAACGGGGAGTCTATTTGCCGGAGAAGGTGATTAAATCAGAAGATGAAGCATTAGATGCTTTGGGTGTTGGCCTCGAAAAATCCGAATCGGAAATAAACGAACCGACAAAAACGAACGATTCAGGGCTAGAAAATCACTTTAATTATTCGTCCAATCAAATCGATAAACCGATACAGTAG
- a CDS encoding endonuclease/exonuclease/phosphatase family protein: protein MASSERHIKVCTINLFNYVDPPNAFYDFANIYTKEEWAIKTRWLSQTITEIDADIIGFQEVFSIDSLRKMVHLLGYPHFVTVDTPEVEQDYIYSNPVVALASRHPISQTLSIDSSSAIARSQSSFEFNRTPIHAVVDIPQLGPIDVYVVHLKSQRPTELDSQPDEERHEEQSTSERWLLENQGKWLSTVQRGMEVHVLHHHMIETKKQNGRPCLLMGDFNQSLQSNEFHCLTSRHLFRLKESETALSAFHLHNSRDLVLEQTESPSTPTYYVGAQGKELDYILLSNEFSDCSNQARAIVTDYQVIDSHLVNPRYGHDHISTDHGIVTVNISII from the coding sequence TTGGCGAGCTCTGAGCGGCATATAAAAGTCTGTACGATTAATCTGTTTAACTACGTAGATCCACCGAATGCGTTTTATGATTTTGCGAACATCTATACAAAAGAAGAATGGGCAATTAAAACCCGCTGGTTAAGCCAAACCATCACCGAAATCGATGCGGATATCATCGGCTTTCAGGAAGTATTCAGTATTGATTCACTAAGAAAAATGGTGCATTTGCTTGGCTACCCCCATTTTGTCACCGTGGATACGCCAGAGGTTGAGCAAGATTACATATACTCAAATCCTGTTGTGGCACTTGCATCACGACACCCAATCAGCCAAACCCTCTCTATTGACTCATCATCAGCTATTGCTCGTTCCCAAAGTAGTTTTGAATTTAATCGCACTCCAATTCATGCTGTTGTCGACATACCACAATTAGGTCCCATCGATGTTTATGTGGTGCATTTAAAATCTCAACGTCCGACTGAACTCGACAGTCAACCTGACGAAGAGCGACATGAGGAACAATCGACTAGCGAACGTTGGTTACTCGAAAATCAAGGTAAATGGCTGTCAACGGTTCAGCGTGGTATGGAAGTCCACGTTCTTCATCACCATATGATTGAAACTAAAAAGCAGAATGGACGGCCATGCTTACTCATGGGTGATTTTAATCAATCACTGCAAAGTAACGAATTTCATTGCTTAACATCAAGACACCTCTTTCGTCTTAAAGAATCAGAAACGGCCTTATCGGCTTTCCACCTTCATAACAGCCGAGATCTGGTCCTTGAACAAACAGAAAGTCCATCAACACCCACCTACTATGTCGGGGCACAAGGAAAAGAACTGGACTATATTCTGCTGTCCAACGAATTCTCTGATTGCTCAAATCAAGCCCGTGCGATCGTCACCGACTATCAGGTCATCGACTCACATTTAGTCAACCCACGCTACGGCCATGACCACATAAGTACCGATCATGGAATCGTAACGGTAAATATTTCAATTATTTAA
- a CDS encoding SCO family protein, whose amino-acid sequence MSKNWSLILVVAFVLGLSVNTYLTKQAESDAQKAMDSTTAKTENTKSHPDPVTFHGKDKQAIDLFDITDTRTRIIYFGFTRCPDVCPTSLAMLAGAINELDEASKESIRPVFISLDPERDFAESAHQYAQYFHPMIEGLSAPLATTTELAHHYGVIFRKTELEGSELEYTIDHSSYFYFTAPDGTLLTKVPHTLSPAPLVDAITRIDIDKSHTQ is encoded by the coding sequence ATGAGTAAAAATTGGTCATTAATATTGGTCGTCGCTTTTGTGCTTGGCCTCTCGGTCAATACCTACCTGACAAAACAAGCTGAATCAGATGCTCAAAAGGCCATGGATTCTACAACCGCCAAAACAGAAAACACAAAGAGCCACCCCGATCCGGTTACCTTCCATGGTAAAGACAAACAAGCCATTGATTTATTCGATATCACCGATACCCGAACACGAATCATTTACTTTGGCTTTACCCGCTGCCCTGATGTGTGTCCAACGTCACTCGCCATGCTTGCCGGGGCCATCAACGAATTAGATGAAGCGTCAAAAGAGAGCATTAGACCGGTATTCATATCACTCGATCCTGAAAGGGATTTTGCTGAATCCGCACATCAATATGCGCAGTATTTTCATCCCATGATCGAAGGATTATCTGCCCCTCTTGCGACCACTACAGAGCTGGCACATCACTATGGTGTTATTTTCAGAAAAACGGAGCTTGAAGGTTCTGAGCTTGAATACACGATTGACCACAGCTCATACTTCTATTTCACGGCACCTGATGGGACCTTATTGACCAAAGTTCCACACACGCTCTCTCCAGCTCCCTTAGTGGACGCAATCACGAGAATTGACATCGATAAAAGCCACACTCAATAG
- a CDS encoding DUF368 domain-containing protein — protein MNYFTTFLKGMAMGAADVVPGISGGTIAFITGIYDTLLESIRRINPSALTLWKKEGFSAAFAHINGLFLIALFSGVLTSIATLAKLISWLLIEHPIPLWSFFFGLILISIVHIGKQIEQRSLSRLAFFLLGIAAAYSITVLHPLELEVTHFNILLAGAIAICAMILPGISGSFILLLIGMYSPVLTAVKSFQVDVLILFLSGCVIGLLCFSHLISRLLHSFRDLTLIFLTGLMVGTLPKIWPWKQTLSWRTNSSGESVPLVEQNLSPFQYETITSEPSQLLLAIVMMFCAMGLVLGLEKFAENHDV, from the coding sequence ATGAACTATTTCACTACATTTTTGAAAGGTATGGCAATGGGTGCCGCCGATGTCGTTCCGGGCATCTCTGGTGGCACGATCGCATTTATCACCGGTATCTACGACACACTTCTAGAAAGTATTCGCCGAATTAATCCGTCTGCATTAACTCTATGGAAAAAAGAAGGGTTTTCTGCGGCGTTTGCTCATATAAATGGGCTCTTTCTGATCGCATTATTTAGCGGAGTTCTCACCAGTATTGCCACATTGGCAAAATTGATATCTTGGCTATTGATTGAACACCCTATCCCTCTTTGGTCGTTCTTTTTTGGCTTAATCTTAATTTCAATCGTGCATATCGGAAAACAAATAGAGCAACGTTCTCTTTCTCGACTGGCGTTTTTCTTGTTGGGTATCGCAGCGGCCTATAGCATTACCGTGCTTCATCCTCTTGAACTTGAAGTCACCCATTTCAATATACTACTCGCGGGCGCTATCGCTATTTGTGCGATGATTTTACCCGGCATTTCAGGCAGCTTCATTCTCTTGCTGATCGGTATGTATTCACCCGTTCTAACTGCCGTGAAATCATTTCAGGTTGATGTATTAATCTTGTTTCTCAGCGGCTGTGTTATTGGGTTACTCTGCTTTTCACACCTAATCTCTCGCTTATTACATTCATTTAGAGATCTTACCTTGATTTTCTTAACTGGGTTAATGGTGGGTACTTTGCCAAAAATTTGGCCTTGGAAGCAAACACTGTCATGGCGCACTAACTCAAGTGGTGAAAGCGTTCCTTTAGTTGAGCAAAACTTGTCCCCATTTCAGTATGAGACGATCACATCAGAGCCGTCTCAACTATTGCTAGCAATTGTGATGATGTTTTGTGCAATGGGTCTAGTACTCGGACTAGAAAAATTTGCTGAAAATCATGATGTTTAA
- a CDS encoding helix-turn-helix domain-containing protein, with translation MTMIKVAILSHADVSLFELACAVELFALPRPEFDDWYQADVINLDNEPITSTAHIGLSTQFVPSIDKYDVLIIPSWPTMEKTVPSIIRAQVSQFHARGKRILSFCSGAFLLAELGILNGRKATTHWKFESLFRHRFPHIQYAANVLYLFDGNVGCSAGSAAGLDLGLAVIRSDYGYEVANQVAKRLVVSGHRQGGQSQFVETPMLEVPNQFSHALAWAQDNLDKSISIDELATKANMSRRTFDRKFRGCFDLSPKEWIICQRIERAKGLLESSNMTIERLSQASGFDTSMTMRHHFRQLVGVSPKVYRQQFFQNSGAGATHTDESFAK, from the coding sequence GCAATACTGTCTCATGCGGATGTTTCTCTGTTTGAATTGGCTTGTGCCGTAGAGCTTTTTGCTCTTCCAAGGCCAGAATTTGATGATTGGTATCAAGCCGACGTTATTAATCTCGATAACGAACCAATCACAAGTACTGCTCATATTGGCCTCTCAACTCAGTTTGTCCCATCCATTGACAAATATGACGTCCTCATTATTCCTAGCTGGCCGACGATGGAGAAAACCGTACCGTCGATAATACGAGCACAAGTGAGCCAGTTTCACGCGAGGGGTAAGCGAATTCTTTCTTTCTGCTCTGGGGCTTTTTTATTGGCTGAGCTAGGTATTCTTAACGGCAGAAAAGCCACGACCCACTGGAAATTTGAATCTTTATTTCGCCATCGTTTTCCTCATATTCAATACGCAGCCAATGTTTTGTACTTGTTTGACGGAAATGTTGGGTGTTCAGCCGGAAGTGCTGCGGGGTTAGATCTTGGGCTCGCAGTGATTAGAAGTGACTATGGCTATGAAGTGGCAAATCAAGTGGCGAAGCGGTTGGTTGTTTCCGGACATAGGCAAGGGGGTCAATCTCAATTTGTTGAAACGCCAATGCTCGAGGTGCCAAACCAGTTTTCACACGCACTCGCATGGGCGCAAGATAACCTCGATAAATCGATCTCAATTGATGAACTGGCCACCAAAGCAAACATGTCTCGCCGTACCTTTGATAGAAAGTTTAGAGGTTGCTTTGATTTGTCACCAAAAGAGTGGATCATTTGTCAACGTATTGAACGTGCGAAGGGGCTTCTTGAAAGCAGTAATATGACCATTGAACGGCTGTCACAAGCGTCTGGTTTTGATACATCAATGACAATGCGGCATCACTTTCGACAGTTGGTTGGTGTTTCTCCCAAAGTGTACCGACAGCAATTTTTCCAAAATTCAGGCGCTGGTGCTACTCACACCGATGAATCTTTTGCAAAGTAA
- a CDS encoding phosphotransferase, whose protein sequence is MTPDYSQLAAILDLTLPIKVSIIQPLWGGYGELVRLSADNKSVIVKRIELPKPSCHPKGWNTELSHQRKIHSYLVEMQWYRQYAAKCDLLCYVPSPIHIEQYDLKHVLVMEDLASVGFNTVSEVATKAQISASLKWLAHFHAKHIGHEGEGLWPSGTYWHLQTRPDELEKLADEELKQAAKKIDRILTLAPYQTLVHGDAKLANFCFTACGTQAAAVDFQYVGKGCAMKDVALFMSSAIDPKACHDAEKDVLNEYFFYLRSALALYQPHLDSESVESAWRPLFPIAWADFQRFVKGWSPGHWKINNYTESLKERALKQLTESK, encoded by the coding sequence GTGACGCCAGATTATTCTCAATTAGCAGCGATACTGGATCTTACCCTTCCCATTAAAGTGAGCATCATTCAGCCACTTTGGGGTGGGTATGGTGAGCTGGTGAGGCTATCTGCTGACAACAAGAGTGTCATCGTTAAACGCATTGAGCTTCCAAAGCCCAGTTGTCATCCCAAAGGGTGGAATACGGAGTTATCTCATCAAAGAAAGATCCATTCTTATCTCGTTGAAATGCAGTGGTATCGCCAATACGCGGCGAAATGCGATCTGCTCTGCTACGTTCCGTCCCCGATTCATATTGAGCAATACGATCTGAAACATGTGTTAGTGATGGAAGATCTCGCCAGTGTGGGGTTTAACACGGTGAGCGAGGTCGCAACGAAAGCTCAAATATCTGCGAGTTTGAAATGGCTAGCTCACTTTCACGCAAAACACATTGGCCATGAAGGGGAAGGGCTTTGGCCATCGGGAACCTATTGGCACTTGCAAACTCGCCCCGATGAATTAGAGAAATTAGCCGACGAAGAACTTAAGCAAGCGGCTAAAAAAATCGATCGAATCTTAACTCTTGCGCCTTATCAAACGTTAGTACACGGCGATGCTAAGCTGGCGAATTTTTGTTTCACGGCCTGCGGAACCCAAGCAGCGGCCGTTGATTTTCAATATGTCGGAAAAGGGTGTGCGATGAAGGATGTGGCATTGTTTATGAGCAGTGCCATTGACCCTAAAGCGTGTCATGACGCTGAAAAAGACGTACTCAATGAGTACTTTTTCTACTTAAGATCGGCACTGGCACTCTATCAACCCCATTTAGATTCTGAGTCTGTAGAATCCGCTTGGCGACCTTTGTTTCCGATTGCTTGGGCTGACTTTCAACGGTTTGTTAAAGGTTGGAGTCCAGGGCATTGGAAGATCAATAACTACACTGAATCGTTGAAAGAAAGGGCGTTAAAGCAACTCACTGAGTCTAAGTAG
- a CDS encoding GNAT family N-acetyltransferase has product MDIIVRPTRVEDAAAVCHVYSQYRSQRETLQLPNPSADMWENRLQNIPTGVYSFVAEVDGKVVGNIGFEHAQNPRRSHCGSFGLGVHDEYQGKGIGSKLIETVLDLADNWLQIKRVHIEVNVDNHNAIACYKKFGFKIEGEAENSAFRDGHYVNTYYMARVKAD; this is encoded by the coding sequence ATGGACATCATAGTCAGACCCACTCGAGTCGAAGACGCGGCGGCGGTATGTCACGTTTATTCCCAATACCGATCTCAACGCGAAACCTTACAACTGCCCAACCCTTCTGCAGATATGTGGGAAAACCGTTTACAGAACATCCCGACAGGCGTTTACTCCTTCGTGGCCGAAGTGGATGGGAAAGTGGTGGGTAATATTGGTTTCGAACACGCACAAAACCCCCGCCGATCGCACTGTGGCAGTTTTGGTTTAGGGGTTCACGATGAATACCAAGGAAAAGGCATCGGCAGCAAACTGATTGAAACAGTACTAGATTTGGCGGATAACTGGCTACAAATAAAACGGGTGCATATCGAGGTTAACGTCGATAATCACAACGCTATCGCCTGTTATAAAAAGTTCGGGTTCAAAATAGAAGGCGAAGCGGAAAACTCGGCCTTTAGGGACGGACACTACGTAAACACTTACTACATGGCAAGAGTGAAAGCCGATTAA
- a CDS encoding copper chaperone PCu(A)C — MKLNALLLCSLILSPIGYASAEKVSSDQTPESTPMDVMVHHAYARATPPNAVNSAVFTQLMNKGNTDRILVSASTNAAGKVELHDVITEGDMMKMRQIDEIKIPANDHVELKPGSLHIMLFDLKAPLIEGEAIEVNLTFKNGEQQVFTAPVKKVMSGMKHH; from the coding sequence ATGAAACTGAATGCTCTTCTTCTTTGCAGTCTAATCCTAAGCCCGATCGGTTATGCATCAGCAGAAAAAGTGTCGTCAGACCAGACACCAGAAAGCACACCGATGGATGTTATGGTCCATCACGCCTATGCAAGAGCGACACCTCCTAACGCAGTCAACAGCGCTGTTTTTACACAGTTGATGAATAAAGGAAATACCGACCGCATATTAGTGAGTGCATCAACCAACGCGGCAGGGAAAGTTGAATTGCATGATGTCATTACTGAAGGCGATATGATGAAGATGCGTCAAATTGACGAGATCAAGATACCGGCAAATGATCACGTTGAGCTTAAACCAGGTAGCTTGCACATCATGCTATTTGACCTAAAAGCACCATTAATCGAAGGCGAAGCTATTGAGGTTAACCTGACATTTAAAAATGGTGAGCAACAGGTGTTTACAGCCCCTGTTAAAAAAGTCATGAGTGGCATGAAACACCACTGA
- the gltS gene encoding sodium/glutamate symporter, which yields MNHLISVGPLESFLIAISVLFLGHFVNTKLPILKRFNIPEPIVGGLIIAICITIMHFKGISLSFSLPLQNTFMLMFFSTVGLAANYTQLMKGGAKVFLFLAVASVYIIIQNGVGVTLASTFGLDPLMGLIAGSITLSGGHGTGAAWSQTFSDSFGLANTLEIAMASATFGLIIGGIIGSPVAQKLISKNDLESEYGSGINTHERFPELVTYNEYEEDKVTAKKVIEVLFILLICVTGSTYLEQWVSSFNIGWLMIPDFVYALFIGVFITNILEVTKVHKVDSETVDILGTVSLSLFLAMALMSLKLWNIFDLAIPFLTILAVQSVVLGLFSYFITFKVMGSNYDAAVIAGGHCGFGLGATPTAVMNMGSLVNKFGPSPQAFMVVPIVGAFFIDIVNLIILQSYISFIG from the coding sequence ATGAATCATCTAATTTCAGTTGGGCCACTAGAGTCTTTCTTAATCGCAATTAGCGTCTTATTTTTAGGCCATTTTGTTAACACCAAGCTACCAATTCTAAAACGCTTTAATATCCCAGAGCCTATTGTCGGCGGTTTGATCATCGCCATCTGTATCACCATTATGCACTTCAAAGGTATTAGCCTTTCTTTTTCTTTGCCGTTGCAAAATACATTCATGTTGATGTTTTTTAGTACCGTTGGCCTTGCGGCCAATTACACCCAATTAATGAAAGGTGGAGCGAAAGTCTTTCTATTTTTAGCGGTCGCATCTGTTTATATCATCATTCAAAACGGCGTCGGTGTGACACTTGCGAGTACCTTTGGGCTCGATCCTCTGATGGGCCTAATCGCAGGGTCGATCACACTGTCTGGTGGGCATGGTACTGGAGCCGCTTGGTCACAAACCTTCTCTGATAGTTTTGGCTTAGCCAATACCCTAGAGATAGCAATGGCATCCGCCACATTTGGTTTGATCATTGGTGGCATTATAGGCAGCCCTGTTGCACAGAAGCTGATATCCAAAAACGACCTTGAATCTGAATATGGCAGCGGCATCAACACCCATGAACGCTTCCCAGAATTAGTCACCTATAACGAATATGAAGAAGATAAAGTAACCGCCAAAAAGGTCATTGAAGTTCTGTTTATCCTCCTGATTTGTGTTACTGGCTCAACGTATTTAGAGCAATGGGTAAGTTCATTTAACATTGGTTGGCTGATGATCCCAGACTTTGTATATGCGTTATTTATCGGTGTGTTTATCACGAATATACTGGAAGTGACAAAAGTACATAAGGTTGATTCTGAAACGGTCGACATTTTGGGTACTGTCTCACTGTCTCTATTCTTAGCCATGGCATTGATGAGTTTGAAATTGTGGAATATCTTCGACTTAGCGATTCCCTTTCTCACTATTTTGGCCGTTCAATCGGTGGTTCTGGGATTATTTTCTTACTTCATTACCTTTAAAGTCATGGGTTCGAATTATGATGCAGCGGTCATTGCTGGAGGGCATTGTGGTTTTGGTCTAGGGGCAACACCGACTGCGGTCATGAACATGGGGTCTTTAGTGAATAAGTTTGGCCCATCGCCACAGGCATTTATGGTGGTGCCTATTGTCGGTGCTTTCTTTATTGATATTGTTAACCTGATTATTTTACAAAGCTATATCAGCTTTATTGGATAA